One genomic region from Chitinophagales bacterium encodes:
- the alr gene encoding alanine racemase, translated as MLHTSYIELSKKALNNNIRYLKSLAKKDTRYSMVIKANAYGHGIEDILPLIEECGVDHFSVFSVAEAKRAHKIKNKDCDLMILGWVDTDEISWAIEHEVSFFVFTIERLRAACQVAKKMRKPAGIHIEVETGMHRTGFDTEELKEAVQIIKDNEDYFEVKGVCTHFAGAEEMASFDRVEKQIQNFNEACSWINEQNIYPEYRHAACSAALFNFPDTAMDLMRIGISSYGFWPSTETKLLHLREKEGEEDPLERVLNWKSVVLSVKHVAENEYVSYGKSYLTNRPTTIVTIPVGYGYGFSRTLSNKGHVLIHGKLVPVVGKVNMNMVVVDVTDLDTVEVGDEVVLIGKQGEEAITVDSFSDMNNSMNYELLTRLPDHIPKKVIA; from the coding sequence ATGCTACATACTTCATATATAGAGCTAAGCAAAAAGGCTTTAAATAACAATATTCGCTATCTCAAAAGCCTTGCAAAAAAGGATACGCGTTATTCAATGGTGATCAAGGCCAATGCTTATGGCCATGGAATAGAGGATATTTTACCATTAATAGAGGAGTGTGGGGTAGATCACTTTTCTGTATTCAGCGTGGCAGAAGCCAAGCGGGCACATAAGATTAAAAATAAAGACTGCGACCTAATGATTTTAGGGTGGGTTGATACCGATGAGATAAGTTGGGCGATAGAGCATGAAGTTTCATTTTTCGTTTTCACAATTGAACGACTTCGTGCAGCTTGTCAAGTAGCAAAAAAAATGAGGAAACCTGCTGGAATTCACATTGAAGTGGAAACTGGTATGCATCGTACTGGATTTGATACTGAAGAGCTAAAGGAAGCTGTGCAGATTATTAAGGATAACGAAGATTACTTTGAGGTCAAGGGAGTCTGCACGCATTTTGCCGGGGCCGAGGAAATGGCCAGTTTTGACCGTGTAGAAAAGCAGATTCAAAACTTTAATGAAGCGTGTTCATGGATTAATGAGCAAAATATCTATCCGGAGTATCGGCATGCTGCCTGTTCTGCTGCGCTGTTTAATTTTCCTGATACCGCCATGGATCTTATGAGGATTGGCATTTCGAGCTACGGTTTCTGGCCAAGTACCGAAACGAAGCTGCTTCATTTGAGAGAAAAGGAAGGTGAAGAAGATCCGCTTGAAAGGGTCTTGAACTGGAAGAGTGTTGTATTAAGTGTAAAACATGTGGCCGAAAATGAATATGTAAGTTATGGAAAGTCATATCTAACCAATCGCCCCACCACAATAGTTACTATTCCTGTCGGTTACGGTTATGGTTTCAGTCGTACACTTAGCAACAAGGGGCATGTTTTGATTCACGGAAAGCTTGTGCCTGTAGTGGGTAAAGTGAACATGAATATGGTAGTGGTGGATGTTACCGATTTGGATACTGTGGAAGTAGGTGATGAAGTGGTACTTATCGGCAAACAGGGAGAGGAGGCCATAACTGTAGATTCTTTCAGCGACATGAATAACAGTATGAACTATGAACTCTTGACCCGTTTGCCAGATCATATTCCCAAAAAAGTTATCGCATAA
- a CDS encoding amidohydrolase codes for MKDTSLNMEKLISLRHELHKHPEVSNKEKHTAKRITEFLKTTEPDDLINEIGEYGIAAIFNGEKKGPTVMIRCELDALPIEEVNDMEYRSVNEGVSHKCGHDGHMTIVCGLATLLSKNRPSSGRVILLFQQAEEIGEGARKILKDEKFKALEPDFIYALHNLPGFEKNQIIIKDNIFASASRGLIVKLKGTPSHASHPEDGRNPSLAASKITQHLFEIPQMHTLFHKASLITPIYIRVGSPSFGTSPGEGEVMATLRTHEDDDMKNIADKAQEVIHKIADVHDLEAEISWTEEFEAVKNNKNCMQFIKAVAEDRDIKTRVVDHPFPWSEDFGLFTSHYNGALFGLGSGKNQPQLHNNDFDFPDDIIETGVVMFREIIDQILGD; via the coding sequence ATGAAAGACACATCTCTCAATATGGAAAAGCTCATCAGCTTGCGTCATGAGCTTCATAAGCATCCTGAAGTATCAAATAAAGAAAAACATACGGCTAAGAGAATCACAGAATTTCTAAAAACAACGGAACCTGATGATCTCATCAATGAAATAGGCGAATATGGTATTGCAGCTATTTTTAATGGGGAGAAAAAAGGTCCTACGGTTATGATCCGTTGTGAATTGGACGCTCTTCCGATTGAAGAAGTCAACGACATGGAGTATCGGTCAGTGAACGAAGGTGTTAGCCATAAATGTGGGCATGATGGTCATATGACTATCGTATGTGGTTTGGCAACGCTACTATCCAAGAATCGTCCTTCCTCAGGACGAGTGATATTGCTTTTCCAACAGGCAGAAGAAATTGGTGAGGGGGCCAGAAAAATTCTCAAAGATGAGAAATTTAAAGCATTGGAGCCCGATTTTATATATGCCTTGCACAATCTTCCGGGTTTTGAAAAAAACCAAATTATAATTAAAGATAATATTTTCGCCTCTGCATCTCGAGGATTGATAGTAAAGCTTAAAGGCACCCCTTCTCATGCCAGCCATCCTGAAGATGGAAGAAACCCTTCTCTTGCAGCTTCTAAAATCACCCAACATTTATTTGAAATTCCGCAAATGCATACTTTATTTCACAAAGCCTCTCTGATCACCCCTATTTATATAAGGGTAGGGAGTCCCTCTTTTGGAACTTCACCGGGCGAGGGCGAAGTGATGGCGACTCTCAGAACTCATGAGGACGATGATATGAAAAATATTGCCGATAAAGCACAGGAAGTGATTCATAAAATTGCCGATGTACATGACTTGGAAGCCGAAATATCCTGGACGGAAGAATTCGAAGCAGTAAAAAATAATAAAAATTGCATGCAGTTCATTAAAGCTGTGGCTGAAGACAGGGATATAAAAACCCGTGTGGTCGATCACCCTTTTCCCTGGTCAGAGGATTTTGGATTGTTCACCAGCCACTACAATGGGGCACTTTTTGGCTTAGGTTCCGGAAAAAATCAACCACAGCTTCACAACAATGACTTTGATTTCCCGGATGATATAATTGAAACTGGAGTGGTGATGTTTAGGGAGATTATTGATCAAATTCTTGGGGATTAA
- a CDS encoding thiamine pyrophosphate-dependent enzyme — MSTNVSDQLLQILTNEGVKHIFGVAGDALNPLISAMAKQSEVKWVKTKHEGNASFAAFAQGELNDNIGVCASTVGPGALHLVNGLYNAKKERSPVLAITGQVPVEHIGTNYHQEVDLTKVFDDICEYQAIIRSPEEAPRVILRALRIAINRKCVCRIELPADIAEMPSANEDFVHTVFRSHSTVMPNQENLEKAVRLINQADKVGILAGAGCRSSRQEVLAFAKKINAPITHTVRASDIFDHNSENVVGLTGLIGNPSGYEAVMKCDLLIMLGTDFPYTSFLPDNTKTIQVDIRPENIGNRTSVTLGLHADIKHFVNYVSQNCEIKKNSEWVKKLNKEFKNWLDHNCKTSDGEKDFKIMHPQVVARQISDIAADDAIFVIDTGTSAIWSSNFMNFHSQRRIIGSFNHGSMAVGLPAAIGAQMQFPDREVWALVGDGAFNMSLQDFSTAVEYELPIKIIVLNNSELGFVKIEMEEAGFAPNFDAIEVKNFDFAAYAKLVGGDGLNVTQNDGIIPAIKKAQKSKKPFILNAHVSSGELSLPSHISFSQAKNFGLSKMKELLEAAKGNKAQWENIKSEVQAYFDKES; from the coding sequence GTGAGTACAAATGTATCTGATCAATTATTGCAAATATTAACCAATGAAGGCGTAAAGCATATTTTTGGAGTAGCAGGTGACGCTCTCAACCCTCTTATTTCTGCTATGGCCAAGCAAAGTGAGGTGAAATGGGTAAAAACGAAACATGAAGGAAATGCTTCTTTTGCCGCATTTGCGCAAGGTGAACTAAATGATAATATCGGTGTATGTGCCAGCACGGTTGGCCCGGGAGCATTGCACCTCGTAAATGGATTATATAATGCCAAAAAAGAGCGTTCACCTGTTTTAGCTATTACCGGGCAAGTACCTGTAGAACACATTGGCACAAACTATCATCAGGAAGTAGATTTGACCAAAGTGTTTGACGATATATGTGAATACCAGGCAATTATTCGCTCACCTGAAGAAGCTCCACGGGTTATATTGAGAGCCTTGCGTATTGCTATTAATCGTAAGTGTGTATGCAGGATTGAATTACCTGCTGATATAGCGGAAATGCCTTCAGCAAATGAGGATTTTGTTCATACTGTATTTCGATCTCATTCTACAGTGATGCCAAATCAGGAAAACTTAGAAAAAGCTGTGAGATTAATTAATCAGGCCGATAAAGTAGGGATTTTGGCAGGAGCCGGTTGCCGTTCTTCCCGGCAAGAAGTGCTGGCGTTTGCAAAGAAAATAAATGCCCCTATTACGCACACCGTACGAGCATCCGATATTTTTGATCATAACAGCGAAAATGTAGTAGGACTTACAGGACTTATCGGCAATCCGTCAGGCTATGAGGCAGTGATGAAATGTGATTTGTTAATCATGCTGGGTACTGATTTTCCTTATACCTCATTCCTGCCTGACAACACCAAAACCATTCAGGTAGACATACGTCCAGAAAATATTGGTAACCGTACCTCTGTTACGCTTGGCTTGCATGCTGATATCAAGCATTTTGTAAATTATGTTAGTCAAAACTGCGAGATCAAGAAGAATTCTGAATGGGTTAAAAAATTAAATAAAGAGTTTAAAAATTGGCTCGATCATAACTGCAAAACCTCTGACGGAGAAAAGGACTTCAAAATCATGCATCCGCAGGTGGTGGCCAGGCAAATAAGCGATATTGCTGCCGATGATGCAATATTTGTCATTGATACAGGTACATCCGCTATCTGGTCGAGTAACTTTATGAATTTCCACTCGCAGAGAAGAATTATTGGCTCCTTTAATCATGGCTCCATGGCTGTAGGGCTACCAGCTGCTATTGGAGCTCAAATGCAATTTCCTGACCGGGAAGTTTGGGCTTTGGTGGGGGATGGAGCTTTTAATATGTCACTTCAGGATTTTTCAACAGCTGTAGAATATGAATTGCCCATTAAGATTATTGTGCTTAATAATTCGGAGCTTGGTTTTGTGAAAATAGAGATGGAGGAAGCCGGTTTTGCACCTAATTTTGATGCCATTGAGGTAAAGAATTTTGATTTCGCAGCCTATGCAAAATTAGTGGGAGGCGATGGGTTGAATGTAACCCAAAATGATGGAATTATTCCAGCTATAAAAAAGGCTCAAAAATCAAAAAAGCCTTTTATACTAAACGCTCATGTTTCAAGCGGGGAATTATCATTGCCCTCTCATATAAGTTTTAGTCAGGCTAAGAATTTTGGTTTATCAAAAATGAAGGAACTTCTTGAAGCGGCAAAAGGAAATAAAGCTCAATGGGAAAATATAAAGAGTGAGGTGCAAGCCTACTTTGATAAAGAGTCTTGA